A window of Macrotis lagotis isolate mMagLag1 chromosome X, bilby.v1.9.chrom.fasta, whole genome shotgun sequence contains these coding sequences:
- the LOC141497717 gene encoding E3 ubiquitin-protein ligase DTX3L-like has product MATDSTAHSPPYRVLIRVSESCPGMQKKLQKYFQNPWKSGGGKCKVKAGPTEGTYWVEFYKKQAKEGVIAKRDHSVPVSDTKHVNVFIETNEDPGENNTLEISQLSPQTQSLPKEFPDKKQPEEGGAASASNSSKQKVFLQVEAQLSFKLSKEQREIITNLCPNIKIEGGHDGPEKVIGDYEDIEKIYHFLRDKVEGNDQKEDIPDSVSPSKTEEIAPNECRSLVLYSKPQIIPEEDSNLITIPPHMYEYFKDIFSQTINRIENEHQVHIRSALVYPTGNVSLDVETSKAWTQEEAQEAFIKAFQAEIQNVNQKEVHFTDDKVVLGMQKTLSDKFQNLHIEAEEKDLILWGNTEDILEAQHFIEASCFSQKQPGQSMVSQNVKNGIEVDTLHWRLLGQEFREIEKTYHTVMELIHKTKTQKTLVIFKPKDKDIDLSAHAYEDFADIFQMLVPQIVKEVVILKPLDQKKKCWLEKTFYENLERKHSHVNFEWNEQELTLTGLPKYLEKAMKYIKRYFSVEVPAQQKQGPGLSLGEN; this is encoded by the coding sequence ATGGCTACTGACAGCACTGCCCACAGCCCACCATACCGGGTCCTGATCCGGGTATCTGAGAGTTGCCCTGGAATGCAGAAGAAGCTGCAGAAATATTTCCAGAACCCATGGAAGTCTGGGGGAGGCAAGTGCAAGGTCAAAGCTGGTCCCACTGAAGGCACTTACTGGGTAGAgttttataaaaaacaagccaAGGAAGGTGTGATAGCCAAGAGAGATCACTCTGTGCCTGTCAGTGATACAAAACATGTGAATGTCTTCATAGAAACAAATGAAGATCCAGGGGAGAACAACACATTGGAGATAAGCCAGCTTTCCCCTCAGACTCAGTCACTGCCAAAGGAATTTCCAGATAAGAAGCAACCAGAGGAAGGAGGTGCTGCTAGTGCTTCTAATTCCTCCAAACAAAAAGTATTTCTCCAAGTGGAGGCTCAGCTGAGCTTCAAGCTTTCCAAAGAGCAAAGGGAGATAATTACCAATCTTTGTCCAAATATCAAAATAGAGGGAGGCCATGATGGTCCTGAGAAAGTGATTGGTGATTATGAAGATATTGAAAAAATTTATCACTTCTTAAGAGATAAGGTCGAGGGAAATGACCAGAAAGAAGATATTCCTGACTCAGTCTCACCAAGCAAAACCGAGGAGATTGCACCAAATGAATGCAGAAGTCTTGTTCTTTACTCAAAACCACAAATCATACCTGAAGAAGATTCAAATCTTATCACAATTCCTCCACATATGTATGAATATTTCAAAGATATCTTCTCGCAAACTATAAACAGAATAGAAAATGAGCATCAAGTGCATATCAGAAGTGCTTTGGTGTATCCTACAGGCAATGTGAGTTTAGACGTTGAAACAAGTAAGGCATGGACCCAAGAAGAGGCTCAAGAAGCTTTTATCAAAGCTTTTCAGGCAGAAATACAGAATGTGAACCAGAAGGaggttcatttcacagatgataaGGTGGTACTTGGCATGCAAAAAACACTGTCTGACAAGTTTCAAAATCTTCATATTGAAGCTGAAGAAAAAGACTTAATCCTCTGGGGAAACACAGAGGATATTTTAGAAGCTCAGCATTTCATTGAAGCAAGTTGCTTCTCCCAAAAACAACCTGGGCAATCAATGGTCTCTCAAAATGTGAAGAATGGAATTGAGGTTGATACTCTTCATTGGCGTCTTCTGGGtcaagaattcagagaaatcgAGAAAACATATCACACTGTAATGGAATTGATACACAAAACCAAAACTCAGAAAACACTCGTTATATTTAAACCAAAAGACAAAGACATAGACCTCTCTGCACATGCTTATGAAGATTTTGCTGATATCTTTCAGATGCTTGTACCTCAGATTGTTAAAGAGGTAGTGATCCTGAAACCattagaccaaaagaaaaaatgctggCTTGAGAAAACATTCtatgaaaacctggaaagaaagcACTCCCACGTAAACTTCGAGTGGAACGAACAAGAACTGACCTTGACCGGTTTGCCCAAGTACCTTGAAAAAGCAATGAAATATATCAAGAGATATTTTAGTGTCGAAGTTCCTGCTCAGCAGAAACAAGGGCCGGGTCTCTCCCTTGGAGAGAATTAG